The Malus domestica chromosome 10, GDT2T_hap1 genome contains a region encoding:
- the LOC103413972 gene encoding protein PHLOEM PROTEIN 2-LIKE A9-like, which yields MSLSTKPHFQAEEDEITKRGDSYILNPRGLSIVWGNVEHHWKLPKKLSKGDSNDPAELKQVSWLEVTGSVSLIPTKTYQISFDVELTPCAFGWRDIQAFLMAKVGKRGKYKWTKVKVVQDPNVGRFTIPDKTSPPLRIEVLPASVDNMLHFGLYEIWSGKWKGGLKIHQANVTEVTSTLA from the exons ATGTCTCTGAGTACTAAACCTCATTTCCAAGCAGAGGAAGATGAAATAACAAAACGG GGAGATAGTTACATCCTCAACCCACGGGGACTTAGCATTGTATGGGGCAATGTTGAACACCACTGGAAATTacctaagaa GCTATCCAAAGGTGACTCTAATGACCCTGCGGAGCTGAAACAGGTTTCTTGGCTAGAAGTAACCGGCTCAGTTAGTTTAATACCTACGAAGACGTACCAAATCAGCTTTGACGTAGAACTGACACCTTGTGCATTTGGTTGGAGAGACATACAAGCTTTCTTGATGGCCAAGGTAGGGAAAAGGGGCAAGTACAAATGGACCAAAGTTAAAGTAGTGCAGGATCCAAATGTAGGCAGATTCACAATTCCTGACAAAACCAGCCCGCCATTGAGAATTGAAGTTCTGCCCGCTAGTGTCGATAACATGCTTCACTTTGGTCTGTATGAAATCTGGAGTGGAAAATGGAAGGGGGGCTTGAAAATTCATCAAGCAAATGTGACAGAAGTAACTTCGACCTTAGCTTAA